A region from the Acinetobacter lwoffii genome encodes:
- a CDS encoding IS110 family RNA-guided transposase, translating to MIMLGIDVSKTKIDCCIFPQGLTGKRKNKIFTNTESGFGSLLKWLITLKIEPDQVTAIMEATSVYHENLGYYLYDAGVKVCVANPSRVRAFAKGMSMLNKTDKADSEALSRYGYTAKLIIWQPEPENVRLLKALLGRRDVYLGSLLQEKNRLEKAQSTHTSVVVIKLLEENIEYLNQQLEHIDKLINNHIDQDPTLKQDLKLLQTIPSIGERSGLLLLGLFHSHKFEKASQAAAYVGLVPVHQLSGSSVNKQSHLSKAGDSKIRSVLYMSALTAIKYNPHIEALYQRLLSQGKNKMCALGAAMRKLIHLCYGVLKHQTAYQRDYLLVE from the coding sequence ATGATTATGCTAGGTATTGATGTCAGTAAAACCAAAATAGATTGTTGCATTTTCCCTCAAGGTTTGACTGGAAAAAGAAAAAATAAAATATTTACTAATACAGAAAGTGGCTTTGGCAGTCTGCTCAAATGGCTCATCACTCTTAAAATTGAACCTGATCAAGTGACAGCAATCATGGAAGCGACTTCGGTTTATCATGAGAATTTGGGATATTATCTATATGATGCAGGTGTAAAGGTTTGTGTGGCTAATCCTTCACGAGTAAGAGCCTTTGCCAAAGGCATGTCCATGCTAAATAAAACGGATAAAGCTGATAGTGAAGCTCTTTCACGTTATGGTTACACCGCAAAGTTAATCATATGGCAGCCTGAACCTGAAAATGTCAGATTATTAAAAGCTTTACTAGGCAGACGAGATGTCTATCTAGGTAGTCTATTGCAGGAAAAGAATCGACTTGAAAAGGCGCAGTCCACTCATACCTCCGTTGTTGTGATTAAATTACTTGAAGAGAATATTGAGTATTTAAATCAGCAACTTGAACATATTGATAAGTTAATAAATAATCACATAGATCAAGATCCAACATTGAAACAGGATTTGAAATTACTGCAAACTATTCCTTCAATCGGTGAACGATCAGGCTTATTACTGTTGGGGTTATTTCATTCGCACAAGTTTGAAAAAGCAAGTCAAGCTGCTGCATATGTAGGTTTGGTTCCAGTACATCAGTTGTCTGGCAGTTCAGTCAACAAGCAAAGTCACTTATCAAAAGCAGGTGACAGTAAAATACGCTCAGTATTGTATATGTCAGCATTAACAGCGATTAAATATAATCCACACATTGAAGCTTTATATCAACGATTATTAAGCCAGGGTAAAAATAAAATGTGTGCTTTAGGTGCTGCAATGCGCAAGCTTATACATCTGTGTTATGGCGTTTTAAAACATCAGACTGCCTATCAAAGAGATTATTTATTGGTCGAATAA
- a CDS encoding epoxyqueuosine reductase QueH, translating into MSNKLERQKLTLPAGHDKLLLHSCCAPCSGEVMETLIESGIDFSIFFYNPNIHPVKEYEIRKEENIRFAEKHNIPFIDCDYDTDNWFARAKGMENEPEKGIRCTMCFDMRFERTALYAAENGFSLISSSLGISRWKDMKQINDCGHRSASHYEGITYWDYNWRKNGGAVRMLEISKKEEFYQQEYCGCVYSLRDTNRWRMSQGRDRIKLGVKFYSNAMDDES; encoded by the coding sequence ATGTCAAACAAACTTGAACGTCAGAAATTGACTCTCCCAGCAGGTCACGATAAGCTTCTGCTTCACTCCTGCTGTGCACCATGCTCGGGTGAAGTGATGGAAACCCTAATTGAATCAGGCATCGACTTTTCGATCTTTTTTTATAATCCCAATATTCACCCTGTCAAGGAATATGAAATCCGTAAGGAAGAAAATATTCGCTTTGCAGAAAAACATAATATTCCTTTTATTGACTGTGATTACGATACAGACAATTGGTTTGCACGTGCCAAAGGCATGGAAAATGAGCCAGAAAAAGGTATTCGCTGTACCATGTGTTTTGATATGCGCTTTGAACGGACTGCCCTTTATGCAGCTGAAAATGGCTTCAGCCTAATTAGTAGCTCATTGGGTATCTCTCGTTGGAAAGATATGAAGCAGATCAATGATTGTGGGCATCGTTCTGCTTCACATTATGAAGGTATCACCTATTGGGACTACAACTGGCGTAAAAATGGTGGTGCTGTTCGTATGCTTGAAATCAGCAAGAAGGAAGAATTCTACCAACAAGAATATTGTGGCTGTGTATACTCCTTACGTGATACCAACCGTTGGCGTATGAGCCAAGGTCGTGATCGCATCAAATTGGGCGTGAAATTTTATTCGAATGCCATGGATGATGAAAGCTAA
- a CDS encoding methylenetetrahydrofolate reductase C-terminal domain-containing protein, with translation MSQLASHFKHNQFCILLEYLSSAKGIAVPMSLAEFPCAITLADRVHADSDLPPLECAKTFPSSVEKIIHYSGKGRDITDFETFLKLTQASGQKNLLLLTGDKLKGHTNGQDGTNRTRYLESVNAVMAAKCYGGFHIGVAFNPFKYAEAERDAQYLKLHKKIKAGADFIVTQLGYDMEALKQAKAFLNRHRYPQNILACVMPLSLARANFMVKHKVAGIVITPHMLRVLAQEKQDGRTENAYKRCAIQILMCKYLSFAGVHLSACHKPEEQKLLEKYIEQYRHYGLQELEALWNALWQVKTKNELVPELAYYSRQLSSSQLIKYQQLHFMHKALFESKIAKGVGHFIFKASFWENAPAAKALLKTEFISKQGVVGCESCGQCRLGDTLYICPETCPKGLANGPCGGTTLDRCEFGDRECIHSVKARLAKAVGQTDVLKEKLIPTVPIEVRGTSSWKNWYLATEA, from the coding sequence ATGTCACAGCTTGCTTCCCATTTTAAGCACAATCAGTTTTGTATTTTGTTGGAATATTTAAGTTCTGCTAAGGGCATTGCCGTACCAATGTCTTTAGCAGAATTTCCATGTGCGATCACTTTGGCAGATCGAGTGCATGCCGATAGTGATTTGCCACCACTTGAATGTGCGAAGACATTTCCTTCATCAGTGGAAAAAATCATCCATTATTCAGGGAAAGGTCGGGATATTACTGATTTTGAGACCTTCTTAAAATTAACTCAAGCTTCGGGACAAAAAAATTTACTGCTTCTCACAGGTGATAAGTTAAAAGGGCATACAAATGGTCAAGATGGAACGAATCGCACCCGATATTTAGAGTCTGTAAATGCGGTCATGGCCGCAAAGTGTTATGGTGGATTTCATATTGGTGTAGCTTTTAATCCCTTTAAATATGCTGAAGCTGAACGTGATGCACAATATTTAAAACTTCACAAAAAGATTAAAGCAGGAGCAGACTTTATCGTTACCCAGTTGGGTTACGATATGGAGGCTTTAAAACAAGCCAAGGCTTTTTTAAATCGTCATCGATACCCACAAAATATACTTGCTTGTGTTATGCCACTTAGTTTGGCACGTGCCAATTTTATGGTGAAACATAAGGTCGCAGGAATTGTTATTACACCACACATGTTACGAGTGTTGGCTCAGGAAAAACAGGATGGACGAACTGAGAATGCTTATAAACGTTGTGCTATACAAATATTGATGTGTAAATATTTGAGTTTTGCAGGTGTGCATCTTTCAGCATGCCATAAGCCTGAAGAGCAAAAGCTTTTAGAAAAATATATTGAACAATATCGACATTATGGTTTACAGGAACTCGAAGCACTCTGGAATGCACTGTGGCAAGTGAAGACTAAAAATGAACTCGTGCCAGAATTAGCTTATTATTCCCGCCAACTATCCTCTAGCCAGCTTATTAAATATCAGCAATTGCATTTCATGCACAAGGCTCTATTTGAGTCCAAAATTGCCAAAGGTGTGGGGCATTTTATTTTTAAGGCCTCATTCTGGGAAAATGCGCCTGCAGCAAAAGCATTGTTAAAAACTGAATTTATCTCTAAGCAAGGGGTCGTGGGTTGTGAAAGTTGTGGTCAATGTAGGTTAGGAGATACTTTATATATTTGCCCTGAAACTTGTCCGAAAGGATTGGCGAATGGTCCTTGTGGGGGTACGACATTGGATCGCTGTGAGTTTGGAGATCGTGAATGCATTCATTCTGTGAAAGCCCGACTTGCCAAAGCCGTGGGACAGACTGACGTTCTAAAAGAAAAACTGATTCCAACTGTACCCATTGAAGTCCGTGGAACCAGTTCCTGGAAAAATTGGTATCTGGCGACTGAAGCTTAG
- a CDS encoding tyrosine-type recombinase/integrase encodes MSLTEIKVRQAKPKEKIYFLADDDGLSLKVEPNGRKSWSYRYSLAGTNKRPRMKLGEYPVMSLKEARSVRDEYKFNNYENKPLHKKYIKTFQDICEEWLEFKIKNSFEDEPRCGVIQLAKKCLDQDVYPNIGLMPFMEIKRYDLVKIIKNIESRNVKEPVKKAYSYLNQIYDYAVAMGYCEYNIAHGLHKILVNNKIKKNYPHLNSDELSNFLAKLNQINTDPIIKKALLFKLYTGVRGGELLLCEPHHFDLDKKIWKIPALHIKQYRRKVILGHDIPDFFVPLSDQALEVVKSALVWSHGEKYVFSSPRNNNKPIHFNTLNLIIRKMGYTKNELTSHGLRSTFSTILNESGLFQSNWIEAQLSHTDKNKTRASYNHAEYFNQRMEMMQWWGDFIDSCTVN; translated from the coding sequence ATGAGTCTTACTGAAATTAAGGTACGTCAAGCTAAACCAAAGGAAAAAATCTATTTTCTGGCAGATGATGATGGCTTAAGTTTGAAGGTAGAACCAAACGGACGTAAATCTTGGAGTTACCGCTATTCACTTGCAGGGACAAATAAACGTCCTCGCATGAAGTTGGGTGAATATCCTGTAATGTCCTTGAAAGAGGCCAGATCAGTCCGGGATGAATATAAATTTAATAATTATGAAAATAAACCACTGCATAAAAAATACATCAAAACTTTTCAGGATATTTGTGAAGAGTGGTTAGAATTTAAAATTAAAAATTCCTTTGAAGATGAACCACGATGCGGTGTAATTCAGCTCGCAAAAAAATGTTTAGATCAGGATGTTTATCCAAATATTGGACTAATGCCATTTATGGAAATTAAAAGATATGATCTAGTTAAGATTATTAAAAATATAGAATCTAGAAATGTAAAAGAACCTGTAAAGAAAGCCTATAGTTATTTAAATCAGATTTATGATTATGCGGTAGCGATGGGGTATTGTGAATATAATATTGCACATGGACTTCATAAAATATTAGTCAACAATAAGATTAAGAAAAACTATCCTCATTTAAATTCAGATGAACTATCTAATTTCTTAGCTAAATTAAATCAGATTAATACAGATCCTATTATTAAAAAAGCCCTGTTGTTTAAATTATATACAGGCGTCCGTGGTGGAGAATTATTGCTTTGTGAACCACATCACTTCGATCTAGATAAAAAAATATGGAAAATACCAGCCTTACATATTAAACAATATAGAAGAAAGGTTATTTTAGGTCATGATATCCCTGATTTTTTTGTTCCACTATCTGATCAAGCACTTGAAGTTGTGAAATCAGCACTCGTTTGGTCTCATGGCGAAAAATATGTGTTTTCTAGCCCCCGAAACAATAATAAACCTATTCATTTTAATACCCTGAACTTGATTATCAGAAAAATGGGATATACTAAAAATGAATTAACTTCTCATGGGTTACGATCGACATTTAGTACCATATTAAATGAATCCGGTTTATTTCAATCAAATTGGATTGAAGCACAGCTATCTCATACTGATAAAAATAAAACCCGTGCAAGTTATAATCATGCAGAATATTTTAATCAGCGTATGGAAATGATGCAATGGTGGGGCGATTTTATTGATAGTTGTACTGTAAATTAA
- a CDS encoding PPC domain-containing protein, whose translation MEIANTKLLAGALIALTLTIVSPVVLANDNNDIRKTIVVKFAKKAYSANYYGRIDGYKYDSYKFYAKKGQRLKVKLTGGNVEAYLWSNQLKDSINLGEYSPELDDKGIYILPASGEYEIRVLQPRSQARKDKKPQYWMSINIK comes from the coding sequence ATGGAAATAGCGAATACGAAATTACTAGCTGGCGCTTTGATAGCCCTAACTTTAACTATAGTTAGCCCTGTCGTACTTGCAAATGATAACAATGATATACGAAAGACTATTGTAGTTAAGTTTGCTAAAAAAGCTTACTCTGCAAATTATTACGGAAGGATAGATGGATACAAGTATGATTCCTACAAATTTTATGCTAAAAAAGGGCAAAGGTTAAAAGTGAAGTTGACTGGAGGAAATGTTGAAGCTTACTTATGGAGTAATCAATTAAAAGACTCCATCAATCTTGGAGAATATTCTCCAGAGCTTGATGATAAGGGTATTTATATTTTACCTGCTTCAGGTGAGTATGAAATTAGAGTATTACAACCTAGATCACAGGCAAGAAAAGATAAAAAACCTCAATACTGGATGAGTATTAACATTAAATAA
- the mqo gene encoding malate dehydrogenase (quinone) has protein sequence MNKFLKYLLVFIVLLIIAALIFLFRPIASKKIQNTSNEPVVDAVLVGGGIMSATLGTYLSELEPNWQIRMYERLDKVAQESSNGFNNAGTGHSGFMEMNYTSEKDGKMDITKAVKVAEQFEVAKQFWSYQVKEGVLGRPNSFINPVPHIAFVWGDNVNFLEKRYAAMVKNPMFYGMKFSENPAEIKQWAPLVMNGRDAAQKVAATRMDVGSDVNYGSITTQLVDHLKKQSNFQLQTSTEVTGISQNDDKTWTVAFKNLTTGKTDHVKTRFVFIGAGGAAVKLLQMTGLPEAKQYAGFPVGGVFLMTDNPKVTEGHTAKVYGRAELGAPPMSVPHIDTRYIDGKKYVLFGPFATYSNKFLKQGSQLDLLKSTTKNNVLPMTAVGMENLDLVKYLVSQVMMTDEDRFNELKKYYPDAKPEDWRMNQGGQRVQIIKKEPGKPASLQFGTEIFASQDGAVTALLGASPGASTSPYIMLSLLEKAFPQQVAGKWNPKLHEIVKSYQQELSTNPVLLDQVRQYTSTTLGLKYTPMAKAANDETIAVAKAQ, from the coding sequence ATGAACAAATTTTTAAAATACCTATTGGTATTCATCGTTCTGCTTATTATTGCAGCACTAATCTTTTTATTTAGACCTATCGCGTCTAAGAAAATTCAAAACACCAGCAATGAGCCTGTCGTTGACGCAGTCTTAGTTGGTGGTGGCATCATGAGTGCAACCCTAGGCACATATCTTAGTGAACTTGAGCCAAACTGGCAAATTCGCATGTATGAACGCCTAGACAAAGTTGCACAAGAAAGCTCTAACGGCTTCAATAATGCAGGCACAGGTCACTCTGGCTTTATGGAAATGAACTACACCTCTGAAAAAGATGGGAAAATGGACATTACCAAAGCTGTAAAAGTGGCTGAACAATTTGAAGTTGCAAAACAGTTCTGGTCTTATCAAGTCAAAGAAGGTGTCTTGGGACGACCAAATAGTTTCATCAACCCTGTACCGCACATTGCTTTCGTTTGGGGCGATAACGTGAATTTCCTCGAAAAACGTTACGCTGCAATGGTTAAAAACCCAATGTTTTATGGCATGAAATTCTCTGAGAATCCTGCCGAAATTAAACAATGGGCACCATTGGTGATGAATGGCCGTGATGCTGCACAAAAAGTAGCTGCAACACGCATGGATGTAGGTTCGGATGTGAACTATGGTTCGATCACCACTCAATTGGTCGATCACCTTAAAAAACAATCTAATTTCCAGTTACAAACATCGACTGAAGTGACTGGCATTAGCCAAAATGATGATAAAACGTGGACTGTTGCATTTAAAAACCTCACTACAGGGAAAACAGATCACGTGAAAACGCGCTTTGTCTTCATTGGTGCAGGCGGTGCAGCGGTTAAACTTTTACAAATGACAGGCTTACCAGAAGCGAAGCAATATGCTGGCTTCCCTGTAGGTGGCGTGTTCTTAATGACCGACAACCCAAAAGTCACTGAAGGTCATACTGCAAAAGTTTATGGTCGTGCTGAATTAGGCGCACCACCAATGTCTGTTCCACATATTGATACACGTTATATCGACGGTAAAAAATATGTGTTGTTTGGTCCATTTGCAACTTATTCAAACAAGTTCTTAAAACAAGGTTCTCAGCTTGATTTATTGAAATCAACCACTAAGAACAACGTTTTACCAATGACCGCTGTGGGTATGGAAAATCTTGATTTGGTGAAATACTTAGTTAGCCAAGTCATGATGACCGATGAAGACCGTTTTAATGAGTTAAAAAAATACTATCCTGATGCAAAACCAGAAGACTGGCGCATGAATCAAGGTGGTCAACGTGTTCAAATCATTAAGAAAGAACCAGGCAAACCTGCAAGCTTGCAATTTGGTACCGAGATTTTTGCATCACAAGATGGTGCTGTGACAGCCCTATTAGGTGCGTCTCCTGGTGCTTCAACTTCCCCTTATATTATGTTGAGCTTGCTTGAAAAAGCGTTCCCTCAGCAAGTAGCAGGTAAATGGAATCCGAAATTACATGAAATTGTAAAATCGTACCAACAAGAACTCAGCACTAATCCTGTGCTTCTTGACCAAGTTCGCCAATACACCAGCACAACCCTTGGTTTGAAATATACACCTATGGCTAAAGCTGCAAATGACGAAACTATTGCGGTAGCAAAAGCACAGTAA